AAGGTTGCTTATCTTGATCGGGATTGTCCGGCGTCCAGCAGAACCATGCGAGCTGGTCGTGGTTTTCTGCAATGATATGCGGCGATTTATCCTCATAAACCCCGCTTGCAGACCCGCCGTCCAGCCAGGCATTGTATGCAGTTAGATCAACTGCAAATTCTGCTGTGAGCTTGGTGTCGTAGAGCTTGCCTGAATACTGCTGGGCTGCAGTTAGAGATTCGCCGTGGGTGTTGCTTCCGTCCCGCCAGCCGCCTGTCCCGGGCGTATCGTTTTTGATGGTAGCCACGATATCAAAGCTTGTGATGTTATCCCCGTCATACTGGAGATTTTCAGCGTAGCCTTTGATTGCAAGAAAACTTTCAGTTCCGCCGCCTGAGCCCTCAACGTTATCGTAAAACTCATGCGTACGCGCCTCTTCGTCCTGCGTTGTATTGTCCTTGAACCATTGACCCTCCTGGGCGTGAGGGTCATCTGTTGGGCCGGTATAGCTCGGGTCCGGCTCAACAGGGGGCTTGGTGATCAGAAACGAAGGTGCCGCCGCCACCGCCCCAGCTAAAGTGAACAAGATTAGTGAAAATAGTGCTTTCTTCATACTTACACCTTTCAACAAAAAGTAACACTTAAAAGCATCCGCAACGCACGAACGCTTATGTCCCTGCTTTGCAGCGCGTTTTGCTGAAGGAGGTTAAGGAAAGCCGATGAACGAAACTCAAAGAATTCTCAACCTTTGAACAACAAAGATGCCAGCCTTTATTTGCCGCTAACAGAAAACTTACATCTCAATAACGAAACCCATTATAAACCTATTTGTAAAGAGTCAAAGAAGAAATTATGAATTTTACGAAAATTTTTAAATAAAGAGCCGCAAATACATTAACATTTTTAACGAGCTGAAACCTTGTTAACTTCTATCCGCCATCCGAATCTGCTTGATTAAAGCCTCAAAGATTGTAATATATCTCAGGCTGAATACTGTTAAAACAGGAGAATACGTTTTGGAAATATCATTGCTTGCAATAACTCCAAACTCCCAGAAGATTATAGAAGAGGCGGGCAGAACCTGCTATCTCAGCTTTGACAAGATGGGAGCGGATTCATCGGAAGATTTTATTAGAAAGATTGTCCGTGCCGGACATGAGAGCGTTTTGGAACACGCCTCGGCCACATTCCGCATAAAGGGCTGTTCGCGGGCGATGACCCACCAGCTCGTAAGGCACAGGATTATGTCTTTCTCGCAGCAGTCTCAGAGATATGTAGATGAAGATGCCTTTGATTACGTTGTCCCTGAAAGCCTGCCGGAGGAGTATATCGAAGATTTCCGCAGCGATATGGAAACCATAAACGCGATGTACGCCAAATGGCGAGAGCGGGGCCTCAGGAAAGAGGATGCCAGGTTCGTATTGCCGAATGCGTGCTGCTCTGAGATTGTGGTTTCCGGCAATTTCAGGCAGTGGAGGCATGTTATCCAGCTCCGAATAAGCCCGAAGGCTCAATGGGAGATCAGACAGGCCGCTTCGCATATACTAAATACGCTCAGCAAAGAAGCCCCCGCATGCTTTTGCGACCTGCAGGCAGAACTGAAAAATAATTGAATCCGCAGTAAAAAAATCAAAACACAATCAGTTTACAAAAGAAAAAATTTTCTTCCGGTAAGCAGGAAGGATTTGATAGAAAGAGGCTGGGATCAGCCGGATATAATCGTCGTTACAGGCGATGCATACGTAGATCATCCATCCTTCGGAGCAGCCGTAATAGGCAGATGGCTCGAGAGCCTTGGTTTTAAGGTTGCTGTCTTATCGCAGCCCGGATGGAAAAGCGCAGAAGACTTCAAGGCTATAGGCAGGCCCCGCCTTTTCTGGGCAATTACTTCTGGCTCTATAGACAGCAGACTCAATAATTACACCTCTTTCGGGCACAAACGAAAGAACGATGTTTATTCCCCTGCAGGTAAGACCGGCCGGCGGCCTGACAAACCCGTCCTCACCTATTGCGCACGAGCCAGAGAGGCCTATAAAGATGCTGCAATTGTGATTGGCGGGCTCGAGGCCTCGCTCAGGCGGATGGTTCATTACGATTATGTGGAAGACAAAATCAAAAAAAGCATCCTCACCGATGCCAAGGCGGATATACTTGTGCACGGCATGGGAGAGCTTGCCGTGGGCGAGATTGCAGAAAAAATCAATGCAGGCTGCTCGAAAGAAGAGCTCGCAGGCATTCAAGGCACAGCATACAATCTGAAAAAAAACGTTCCTTACCCCGAAAAGTTTTTTGAGCTACCATCTTATGAACAGATTCTATCGGACAGCAGTCTTTTTATGCAGGCTCATCTGGAATACCAGAAACGCTGCTGCCCGGATGGGGATGCTGTTGTTCAGGATCAGGGAGCTGGGAAGATAGCAATTATGCCGCCTTCGAGACCGCTCAGCGAGGCTGAGATGGACAGGCTCTACTCGCTTCCCTTTACTAGGCAAACCCACCCTGATTTCAGAAAAGAAGGTGAGGTACCCGCGCTGGAGCCGGTGAAATTTTCGCTTACAACCCACAGAGGCTGCTTTGGGGGCTGTTCATTCTGCTCGATTTACTTTCATCAGGGCAAGCAGATTTCATCTAGATCTCAAAACAGCATCATCAAAGAGCTTGAAGAGCTATCAAAACGCAAAGACTTCAAAGGCACTGTTCAGGATATCGGCGGGCCAACAGCAAATATGTATGCTATGAAATGCCTCAAGAAAACCCCTTGCAGCAGGCAGAGCTGCATATATCCAAATATCTGCAAACATCTCGATCACAGCCATGACAAACTCATCTCGCTGATGAAGTCTATCGTAAAATGGAAGAAAGCCGTAAAGGGGAGAAACGCCTTTGTCGCCTCCGGTGTGCGGTACGATCTGGCAGTAAAATCAGATGAGTACATACGCCTTCTGTGCAGGGAATTTGTAGGCGGGCATCTCAAGGTGGCTCCGGAGCATTTTTCAAACAACACCCTGAAATATATGGGCAAGCCTAAATTCGGCCTGTTTGAAAAGTTTGAGAATAAATTCAATGAAGAGAGCAGAAAAGCAGGCAGAGAACAGTATCTTGTGCCGTATTTTATCAGCTCTCATCCGGGCTGCACCAATCAGGACGCTGAGGAGCTCACTGAATACCTCGTTTCAAAGAATATTATGCCGAGGCAGGTGCAGGATTTCACCCCCTCCCCGCTTTCGCTTTCTACTGCCATGTATGTTTCTGGAGTGGATAAAAATTTCAACCAAATATACACAGCCAGAGGAATCTCTGCCAAGAAGATTCAGTTTGCCCTTCTGAGATACTATGAACCGAAAAATTTCAGCCTCCTTTCAAAACACCTTTCCAAGAAGCAGAAATTCAGGCTTTTAGAGCAAATTAGAAAAAAAGTGAATTATCAAAAGAAAAGGAAACGATAATGAACTGGTTAGAGATAGTAAAAGAGCTTAAAACGATATCTCAGGCAGGCAAGAAATTTGCTAAGGATAATTACGA
This window of the Sedimentisphaera salicampi genome carries:
- a CDS encoding PEP-CTERM sorting domain-containing protein, translated to MKKALFSLILFTLAGAVAAAPSFLITKPPVEPDPSYTGPTDDPHAQEGQWFKDNTTQDEEARTHEFYDNVEGSGGGTESFLAIKGYAENLQYDGDNITSFDIVATIKNDTPGTGGWRDGSNTHGESLTAAQQYSGKLYDTKLTAEFAVDLTAYNAWLDGGSASGVYEDKSPHIIAENHDQLAWFCWTPDNPDQDKQPWGDYLVPTFDFGDIAQGASVTKVLSFTVDGGGLLPSDARAIALETSSDLLLNRTTSLKISNWMDNIGEDDGTAYPSDNDGIALADSDVSVFHNVPEPATIALIGLGAIGLRRKF
- the thyX gene encoding FAD-dependent thymidylate synthase, which produces MEISLLAITPNSQKIIEEAGRTCYLSFDKMGADSSEDFIRKIVRAGHESVLEHASATFRIKGCSRAMTHQLVRHRIMSFSQQSQRYVDEDAFDYVVPESLPEEYIEDFRSDMETINAMYAKWRERGLRKEDARFVLPNACCSEIVVSGNFRQWRHVIQLRISPKAQWEIRQAASHILNTLSKEAPACFCDLQAELKNN
- a CDS encoding YgiQ family radical SAM protein codes for the protein MKTQSVYKRKNFLPVSRKDLIERGWDQPDIIVVTGDAYVDHPSFGAAVIGRWLESLGFKVAVLSQPGWKSAEDFKAIGRPRLFWAITSGSIDSRLNNYTSFGHKRKNDVYSPAGKTGRRPDKPVLTYCARAREAYKDAAIVIGGLEASLRRMVHYDYVEDKIKKSILTDAKADILVHGMGELAVGEIAEKINAGCSKEELAGIQGTAYNLKKNVPYPEKFFELPSYEQILSDSSLFMQAHLEYQKRCCPDGDAVVQDQGAGKIAIMPPSRPLSEAEMDRLYSLPFTRQTHPDFRKEGEVPALEPVKFSLTTHRGCFGGCSFCSIYFHQGKQISSRSQNSIIKELEELSKRKDFKGTVQDIGGPTANMYAMKCLKKTPCSRQSCIYPNICKHLDHSHDKLISLMKSIVKWKKAVKGRNAFVASGVRYDLAVKSDEYIRLLCREFVGGHLKVAPEHFSNNTLKYMGKPKFGLFEKFENKFNEESRKAGREQYLVPYFISSHPGCTNQDAEELTEYLVSKNIMPRQVQDFTPSPLSLSTAMYVSGVDKNFNQIYTARGISAKKIQFALLRYYEPKNFSLLSKHLSKKQKFRLLEQIRKKVNYQKKRKR